AAGCGCTTTGGCCTCTTTTTCTAGCAACGCTAAATGTTCTTCACCTTTAAAAGATTCAAGGTAAATTTTGTAAATATCTTCAGTGCCTGAAGGGCGAGCTGCAAACCAGCCTGACTCAGTAAGGACTTTCAAGCCACCTATGCCAGCTTTATTGCCTGGTGCTTCAGTGAGTTTTTCAACAATCTTGTCACCTGCAAGTGAATCTGCAGTAACATCTTCAGCACTGAGCGCTTTTAATTTGGCTTTTTGAGCTGTATTAGCTGGTGCATCAATACGTTTGTAAATTGGCGCACCGAACTCTGCTTCAAGCTCTTTGTACCGTTCTGATGGTGTTTTACCAGTTACAGCTAATATTTCGGCTGCAAGTAGACCTAAAATAAAGCCATCTTTGTCTGTATTCCAAACACTACCATCACGACGTAAGAATGAGGCACCAGCACTTTCTTCACCACCGAATGCTAGCCACTGCTCACTTAAACCTTTTACAAACCATTTGAAACCAACTGGTACTTCATACACTTCTTTATCAAGTGACTTAACCACTTTGTCGATCATTGCCGATGACACTAATGTTTTACCCACTTTAATGTCTTTCGCCCAATCACGATGAGTAAGAAGATAATCAATCGCCACTGCTAAGAAATGATTTGGATTCATCAAACCATCTTTGGTTACTATGCCATGACGGTCGTAGTCAGGATCGTTTCCGATACCAATATCGAAGTCATCTTTTAAAGCAATTAAGTTTGCCATCGCGTAAGGTGACGAACAATCCATACGGATCTTGCCATCTTTATCTAAAGGCATAAATGCAAAACGAGGATCAACCTCAGGATTTACAACGGTTAAATCAAGGCCATACTTTTCTTTAATTACAGGCCAGAAATTAATACCAGAACCACCTAGTGGATCGATACCAATTTTTACACCTGCTTTTGCAATCGCGTCTAGATCAACAATATTGATTAAATCTTCAACATAGGGTGTGATTAAATCTTCATACTTAATGAAGCCTGATTGCTTGGCTTTAGCGAAAGGAAATAATTCGACTTCGACTAAATCTTCTAGCAATAGCTGGTTTGCTCTGTCTTCGATCCAATTAGTGATATCTGTATCAGCAGGACCACCATTTGGCGGGTTATATTTGAACCCACCATCTTCAGGTGGGTTGTGAGAAGGCGTCACAACAATACCATCGCTCAATTCATGTGGATGTGCTTTGTTGTAACAGACAACCGCATGGCTAATCACAGGTGTTGGTGTGTAGTCATCATTTTCTTGCGTAATGACTTGTACTTCATTCGCTACTAACACTTCTATTGCTGAATTGAATGCAGCTTCCGATAATGCATGTGTGTCTTTACCCAAAAATAATGGGCCAAAGATGTTATTCGCCTTTCTATAATCACAAATAGCTTGTGTGATGGCTAAAATATGAGATTCGTTAAATTTTACATTTAACGAACATCCACGGTGTCCTGATGTACCAAAAGCTACACATTGCTCTGGGTTTTGCTCTAGGTCTGGTTCATTAAGATAATAAGCCGAGACAAGTTTTGGAATATTCACTAATGTGTCATGTTTTGCTGGTTTACCAGCACCTGGATGGATAGACATATAACGTCCTTATAAGTAATCTCTAATAGTTTCAGCGTCAGATTCTTTATACCCCAAACCTAGGGCTACCTCATGTAACATCATCTTCTTACGTGTGGTATTAGAATTGGTCATGACCCAATATTCACTGTCTGCAATATTTTTAGGGTTCATACTACTGCCACTTTCTAACAAAGCTTCTTTACTTTTTGCAAAATAAATTCTATCGCGGCCTTTGATCTCTAATACTGAATCAAAGCCATCTTTATGAGTGCGGTGTAAAGCACTTAAAATAAATAAGAAACGGCCAACTACACCTTTTTGCATAGCTAATTCTTCTTTATTTAAAATATTAAAAACACTAGCAGGTTTAGTGGTCACTTTTGTGACGCTTTGTTCTTCAACAATTGCTTGCTTTGGTGTTTCTTCAATTACAACATCATCAACTTTTGGGGATGTGCTGGGTGATAATTTTAATAAACGACGAAGAATGTCTGAGGCACTTTCGCCAATGCTTTGCGTATTACTGGCGATATATTGATAAAGCTCGTCATCTATTTCTATTTTTTTCATGCTTTTCCTGTCATTACTGATTTTGGTGCATCGAGCTGATTATATAATGAAATTCGTCAAGACACTATGCCTTTGCATTTCGTTAATAGACTGGCAAAATTACCGCATAATTTATCGGAGTGCAAAATGCTATTAAATTACAAGCAAACAGGGTCTGGTCCCGCAGTCGTAATCATTCATGGATTATTTGGTTCACTTGAGAACTTAAACGTTATCGCCAAAGCCCTTAGCGAACATTACACGGTTATCAATGTAGATTTAAGAAATCACGGTGCATCTTTTCATAATGCTCAAGTGAGTTACCCTGCTATGGCCCAAGATGTAATTCATTTACTCGATGAATTGAATATATCGAAAGCACATATCGTAGGTCATTCAATGGGCGGCAAAGTTGCAATGCAGGTTGCGATGCTTGATGAAACACGTGTAGACAAACTAGTTGTTCTTGATATTACACCTGTTGATTACCACCCTCGCCATAATTCAATCATTAAAGCGCTTCAATCTGTTCAGGAGCAAAGTGTGAACTCTCGCGGCGAAGCTGACTTAATAATGAAAGAATTTATTGATGAAATCGGCGTTAGACAATTTCTATTAAAAAGTTTGTCAAAGTTTGAAAACGGTTACGCTTGGAAATTCAACTTAAACACTATTGTTGAAAACTATTCAAAGATTATCTCAAATATAAATGAGACTCATTCTTGCCAGTGTGATACCTTATTCATTAAAGGGAATAATTCAGATTACATATTGCCAGAACACAGAGAAGCAATTGTCTCATTATTTCCAAATTCTAAAGCGAAAGTCATCCATGGTGCTGGTCACTGGCTTCATGCAGAAAAACCACAAGCCGTAAATCGGTCAATTATTGATTTTCTTCAATAATTAACGAGTTTTTCTATCGCACTATTAAATTATGATACTCGGTTATGGTATAGTAGCCGCCGTTTAAATATTAGTTAGAGCAAGTATGGCCAATCAGTATATTCAACAGTTTGAAACTATGGGACTGTATTTCGGTTTAGCAGGCATCTTTTTCTTTATCGGAATGGCAATCAATGATGTTTTAAAGAAAGGTGATGTGCCAAAATTTGGTCGATATATTGTTTGGCTCGTATTGTTTCTAGGCTGTTCAGGTTTTATTGCGAAAGGGCTTATTCAAGCATTTTGGCAAGGCGCTGGCGTAGGATAAACATGGCCAAGTCAGAAACAGATCGTACAACTATCGATCTTTTTGAAAATGAAAAACGTCCTGGTCGACCAAAGACTAATCCGCTTCCTCGTGAAGTACAGTTGAAGGTTAATAAGCGAAACCAGATCAAACGTGATAAGGCAAGAGGGTTAAAGCGCATTGAGTTCAAAGTATCCTCGGAGCTTTACCAAGCTCTAAGTGATATGGCACAAGCGCAAAATATCAGCCGTAGCGCGCTGATAGAAACCATTTTGCAAGAGAAATTAGCGAACAATAGATAGAAGGTAAGTATTACATGGCAAGCGTAGGTATTTTTTTCGGTAGTGATACTGGTAACACTGAACACGTTGCTAAAATGATTCAAAAAGAGCTTGGTAAAAAGCTTGTTGATGTAAAAGACATCGCTAAAAGTAGTAAAGAAGAAATTGCTGAGTTTGATTTAATCCTATTTGGTATTCCAACTTGGTATTACGGTGAAGCACAATGTGATTGGGATGATTTCTTCCCTGAACTAGAAGAAGTTGATTTCGAAGGTAAGCTAGTGGCTATTTTTGGTTGTGGTGACCAAGAAGATTATGCTGAGTATTTCCTTGATGCAATGGGTATGATCAACGACATTGTAACTGAACGTGGTGCTATTGTTGTCGGTCATTGGTCTACAGAGGGGTATGATTTCGAAGCCTCTAAAGCGATGGCTGATGATAATCATTTTGTTGGCCTAGGTATTGACGAAGACCGTCAACCAGAGTTGACAGAACAACGTGTCAAGGCATGGTGTGCGCAAGTATTTGATGAAATGTGCCTAAGCGAATTAGTCGACTAGTCGATTATTTTTGCACTTATAGACAATGCACGTTACCTTTAGTAATGAAGTCGTGCTCATTGCTAGAGTTAAATAGAATAAATAAATTTACTGAGACAGATAATGACTGATCATAACTTAGAGTTGAAGAAAGCAGGGTTAAAAGTTACTTTGCCAAGAATTAAAATTTTAGAAATCTTACAGTCACCTGATAACCAACACATCAGTGCTGAAGATGTTTATAAGATTTTATTAGATAAAGGCGAAGAAATTGGCCTAGCGACAGTTTACAGAGTTCTTAACCAGTTTGATGACGCAGGCATTGTTACTCGCCACCATTTTGAAGGTGGTAAATCTGTTTTTGAATTAGCTGGCAGTACTCACCATGATCATCTTGTATGTTTGAAATGTGGTAAGGTTGTTGAGTTTGAAGATGAGATTATCGAAACACGTCAAGTTGAGATTGCAACTCAAAACGGTATCAAGTTAACGAATCACTCTTTATACCTTTACGGTGAATGTGAAGATACCGAAGCGTGTAAGAAATACGCTGAAGAAAACAGCTAAACAAAAAAAGCCGACAACAGTCGGCTTTTTTATTCATATCAAATTTAAGTATTAGCCCTAGACTCCATTCAAACCGCCTTGGTATTACCCTAAAACTGAATCTCAATTTTGGTACAGTTAATTATTTCATCTATATAAGAAAAACCGGTCGATCGCAAGGCTTGAATTTTGCTATTTAGCTGTTCTAAATAGAAGTTTTAACGAAGCTAACGTCAGTTTTAGTCCCTCAGAATGATTATGTATTATTGTGGGTATAAAGCTTAAATACTTTTAATCAAACTAAGTGCTATTAAACACAAAGACATACAAAGAGAAAGATATACCCAAAGCTTTACATACCGCGTTTGTTGACAAGCATTGTAAAAACATTGTTCTGGCTGCTCGGGATCAATCAAGATAAAAGTGGGTTGCTGCGCTCTAAATGATGAATATATATCTGATCTAAAAGCTGTTTGGCAACAATAATTGATATCATTAAATGTAAACTCAACCAATAGACTGGATTCACCTAACATTTCCAATGGCCCAGCCTTATGCTGTTTTACTTTAACTAGATTATCCACTTGCACCTGTCGCCATATACGCTTTTTTAATTGTGTCTTTTTGCTTTGCCACATAATAAATGTGGCAGCAAAAAATAACGAAGTAACGAGTATGCTTAACCAGATCATCACTGTGACTTATAAACCAAATGCGCAGTTATGAGATCGCTAAGCGCAGTGCCAACTGATTTGAATAACGTGATATCCGTTTTAGCTCTTACTGTATCAAATTGATGCATTTCGCTAAGCTCTGCAATGATCTGGTGTTCCGAAAAAACGCCTTCTGCAATAGGAATGAGTATCTCCCCTGCTTCGTTAAGCACGTTCTTTTTACTATCGACAAACACTTTTGAACGAACTACACAAGCAGAGTCACACTCTCTAAACTGTTTGTGGTGATTACCAATTAAGTCGATATGTGCGCCATCCGATACCCATTTACCATCAAATAATGGTTCATGTGCGCCGGTACCACAGCTAATGATATCAGCCGTGCTAATCGTTTTGTGATTTGATTCTCCAATCAAAAACTCTACCTGCGAATATTTTTCAGTGAGTAACGCTCGCAAACTTTCTGCTTTATCTTTATTTCTGGCGATGATAGTGACCTTTTTAATATCTCGTACGCTCATATGAGCTTCAATCATGTAACGCGATAAATTGCCTGAGCCAAAGTACACTAAATGCGAACTATCTTGCCTTGATAAATATAGACTCGCTAATGCTGACACTGCTGCTGTTCGCCAAAGTGTCACACTTGTTCCATCTACCAATGCCAATGGCTCACCGTGACAGCGGTCAAACAACATAATTTTTGAATATAAGCTTTTATATCCATGCTCTGCATTCGAAGGAAAATAAGTAAAAGATTTAACGCCGATAACTTCTTCATTCCATGCAGGCAAAACGGCAAAAGCATCATGGTTCTCTTCAGACTCCGATAATTCGAACACTTGTCTCGTCGGTGTACCTGCAGGTTTCGCAAAGCCTACTTTTAATGCATCGATTACCTTGTTGAAATTTAAACTCGCATGTACTTGTTGTTCGGAAACTATTTTCATTTCTTTTCCTTAATTAATCACAAACGATTTTGGTGCATGGGTTATAAACTCAAAACCGTCATTCGTAATGAGCACATCATCTTCAATGCGGATACCACCAAAGTCAGGAATATAAACCCCAGGCTCAATAGTGATAATATTTCCTACTTCTAAGCGATAATCAGTAACAGGATTTATGAAAGGCACTTCATGTAATGCCAAACCAACGCCATGGCCTAGTCCTTTTCCTGCATATTGTTCGAACCCTGATTGAGCCAATACATCTAATGAGATCTGGTTTAGTTGCTGGCAATCTACGCCGGCTTTAAGGCTATGCAAAGATTTTGTTTGAGATGCCAGCACAGCGTCATACATCTGTTGTTGTTGCTTATTAGGCTCCCCATAAACGTACGTTCGAGTCATATCTGAACGATAGCCATTTACCACAGCACCAAAATCAATCAGTAACAAGTCACCATAATTAAGCTTTCTTTCTCCAGGTTTTCCATGCGGCAATGCACTGCGCTCAGCAAACAATAAAATGGTGTCGAAGCTTACACCATCAGATCCAAGCTTTTTCATTTTGTAGTCAAGTTCAGTTGCCAAATCTAATTCGGTCACCCCTTTCGATACTTGTGTGAGTAAATCTGCGAGGGCCAAATCTGCAATAGCTGCTGCTTTTTTAATTGAAGTAACTTCGAACTCGTCTTTAACCATTCTGAGCATTTCAATGCAGCCGTCGAGTGGTGAAATATCATATGAGGCTAATTCATTCGCAATAGATAACCACACACCATAATTAACGGCTAGGCTTTCAAATCCCGTCTTTTCGTAAGGTAAGAAACGTTTTATACACGCGCCCAATGATTCGGTGTCTCTGTCTCTGCAAATAACTTCACAACCATTACTTTCTGATTTTGCCCGCTCGAAATATCTGTAATCAGTGATCAGTTTTAGACCTTGTGTTGAAACGATGAGGTATGCAGCGTTACCACTGTAACCTGTTAGGTAAAAGATGTTTTCGTAGTTAAAGACCAACAAGTTCTCTACGTCTTTCTCTTGTAAAGCTAATAATAAACGTTGCTGACGTTGAAGGTATCGTGTTTGCATTTGAGTTATACCACTACCAATAATGGTAATAACATAACCCAAACAATAATTGTATACAATATTCTTTTGTTAACTACGCATAAATGGCAAGGTATGCGAGTTAAAGTTTGCTAAGTTTGGAAAAATATCAACCAATTCTGTGTTGTCTAAACCAAACCACTGTGCCAAAGACGCAAAGTATTGCTCATTCGCAACTTGTGGGATCAAACGCCCCCCCCGCGTATCATTCGGGCCATCTAGGTGTTGCGTCATCAGTGTGCCATAAATTTCTCCGCCATTTACCGCGCCACCCATAAGGATTTGATTTCCTGCCCAACCATGATCAGTACCGTCACCATTAGACGTAAGCGTGCGGCCAAAGTCACTCATCGTAAACAAGGTTACATCATCATTAGCATTGATGAATGAGATTGCTGCATTGAACTCTGACAAAGACTGAGATAAAACACTTAAAAGTGCTGGGTGTGTTGTAAGTTGATTATCATGTGTATCAAAACCCCCCATACTAACAAAATAAATTTGTCTTTTAGCATTGAGTGTTTGTCTAACTGAAATTGACTTAGCCACAGTATGTAGTTGTTGTGACAAACTGCTATCAGAAAAGTAACTACTTAGATCGACGCTCGACTCGATGGCGCTGTTCATAGCTTCGGTATTGGTAATCGCTTTTCGCATTTTTGTACCATATGCACTCGCTAGAGGATGGGTTGACTGGGCAAGCACCCTGTTCATTATATTTTTTACATGGGCTGCTCGATTTCCAGTACCATTAATTGGGTTTATTTTACTGATACCACTTCTATGTAATGAAAATGGCGTAAGGTTAACACTGGTTTGCCACGGATTGGTTCCCGCTAAAGAAATGTTGTTCACGAATGAACCACCTTGCTCT
The Pseudoalteromonas phenolica genome window above contains:
- the pgm gene encoding phosphoglucomutase (alpha-D-glucose-1,6-bisphosphate-dependent), producing the protein MSIHPGAGKPAKHDTLVNIPKLVSAYYLNEPDLEQNPEQCVAFGTSGHRGCSLNVKFNESHILAITQAICDYRKANNIFGPLFLGKDTHALSEAAFNSAIEVLVANEVQVITQENDDYTPTPVISHAVVCYNKAHPHELSDGIVVTPSHNPPEDGGFKYNPPNGGPADTDITNWIEDRANQLLLEDLVEVELFPFAKAKQSGFIKYEDLITPYVEDLINIVDLDAIAKAGVKIGIDPLGGSGINFWPVIKEKYGLDLTVVNPEVDPRFAFMPLDKDGKIRMDCSSPYAMANLIALKDDFDIGIGNDPDYDRHGIVTKDGLMNPNHFLAVAIDYLLTHRDWAKDIKVGKTLVSSAMIDKVVKSLDKEVYEVPVGFKWFVKGLSEQWLAFGGEESAGASFLRRDGSVWNTDKDGFILGLLAAEILAVTGKTPSERYKELEAEFGAPIYKRIDAPANTAQKAKLKALSAEDVTADSLAGDKIVEKLTEAPGNKAGIGGLKVLTESGWFAARPSGTEDIYKIYLESFKGEEHLALLEKEAKALVDSVIS
- the seqA gene encoding replication initiation negative regulator SeqA, whose amino-acid sequence is MKKIEIDDELYQYIASNTQSIGESASDILRRLLKLSPSTSPKVDDVVIEETPKQAIVEEQSVTKVTTKPASVFNILNKEELAMQKGVVGRFLFILSALHRTHKDGFDSVLEIKGRDRIYFAKSKEALLESGSSMNPKNIADSEYWVMTNSNTTRKKMMLHEVALGLGYKESDAETIRDYL
- a CDS encoding alpha/beta fold hydrolase, giving the protein MLLNYKQTGSGPAVVIIHGLFGSLENLNVIAKALSEHYTVINVDLRNHGASFHNAQVSYPAMAQDVIHLLDELNISKAHIVGHSMGGKVAMQVAMLDETRVDKLVVLDITPVDYHPRHNSIIKALQSVQEQSVNSRGEADLIMKEFIDEIGVRQFLLKSLSKFENGYAWKFNLNTIVENYSKIISNINETHSCQCDTLFIKGNNSDYILPEHREAIVSLFPNSKAKVIHGAGHWLHAEKPQAVNRSIIDFLQ
- a CDS encoding DUF2788 domain-containing protein, producing the protein MANQYIQQFETMGLYFGLAGIFFFIGMAINDVLKKGDVPKFGRYIVWLVLFLGCSGFIAKGLIQAFWQGAGVG
- the ybfE gene encoding LexA regulated protein; amino-acid sequence: MAKSETDRTTIDLFENEKRPGRPKTNPLPREVQLKVNKRNQIKRDKARGLKRIEFKVSSELYQALSDMAQAQNISRSALIETILQEKLANNR
- the fldA gene encoding flavodoxin FldA → MASVGIFFGSDTGNTEHVAKMIQKELGKKLVDVKDIAKSSKEEIAEFDLILFGIPTWYYGEAQCDWDDFFPELEEVDFEGKLVAIFGCGDQEDYAEYFLDAMGMINDIVTERGAIVVGHWSTEGYDFEASKAMADDNHFVGLGIDEDRQPELTEQRVKAWCAQVFDEMCLSELVD
- the fur gene encoding ferric iron uptake transcriptional regulator, producing the protein MTDHNLELKKAGLKVTLPRIKILEILQSPDNQHISAEDVYKILLDKGEEIGLATVYRVLNQFDDAGIVTRHHFEGGKSVFELAGSTHHDHLVCLKCGKVVEFEDEIIETRQVEIATQNGIKLTNHSLYLYGECEDTEACKKYAEENS
- a CDS encoding ornithine cyclodeaminase family protein; translation: MKIVSEQQVHASLNFNKVIDALKVGFAKPAGTPTRQVFELSESEENHDAFAVLPAWNEEVIGVKSFTYFPSNAEHGYKSLYSKIMLFDRCHGEPLALVDGTSVTLWRTAAVSALASLYLSRQDSSHLVYFGSGNLSRYMIEAHMSVRDIKKVTIIARNKDKAESLRALLTEKYSQVEFLIGESNHKTISTADIISCGTGAHEPLFDGKWVSDGAHIDLIGNHHKQFRECDSACVVRSKVFVDSKKNVLNEAGEILIPIAEGVFSEHQIIAELSEMHQFDTVRAKTDITLFKSVGTALSDLITAHLVYKSQ
- a CDS encoding M24 family metallopeptidase codes for the protein MQTRYLQRQQRLLLALQEKDVENLLVFNYENIFYLTGYSGNAAYLIVSTQGLKLITDYRYFERAKSESNGCEVICRDRDTESLGACIKRFLPYEKTGFESLAVNYGVWLSIANELASYDISPLDGCIEMLRMVKDEFEVTSIKKAAAIADLALADLLTQVSKGVTELDLATELDYKMKKLGSDGVSFDTILLFAERSALPHGKPGERKLNYGDLLLIDFGAVVNGYRSDMTRTYVYGEPNKQQQQMYDAVLASQTKSLHSLKAGVDCQQLNQISLDVLAQSGFEQYAGKGLGHGVGLALHEVPFINPVTDYRLEVGNIITIEPGVYIPDFGGIRIEDDVLITNDGFEFITHAPKSFVIN
- a CDS encoding DUF1501 domain-containing protein; amino-acid sequence: MNRRKFLSYCMKGGVSVAALTQLQLQAFQGSLSYSFDDHKALVCVFLFGGNDSLNMLVPLEGEQRTLYEASRQNLAVTDAIQMAPETNFAGGVGLHPAMGSIKNIFDNKNLAFISGVGSLVMPTTKADYQNESVPLPKHLFSHNDQQATWMHGREKISLNSGWGARLLERLEQGGSFVNNISLAGTNPWQTSVNLTPFSLHRSGISKINPINGTGNRAAHVKNIMNRVLAQSTHPLASAYGTKMRKAITNTEAMNSAIESSVDLSSYFSDSSLSQQLHTVAKSISVRQTLNAKRQIYFVSMGGFDTHDNQLTTHPALLSVLSQSLSEFNAAISFINANDDVTLFTMSDFGRTLTSNGDGTDHGWAGNQILMGGAVNGGEIYGTLMTQHLDGPNDTRGGRLIPQVANEQYFASLAQWFGLDNTELVDIFPNLANFNSHTLPFMRS